The following proteins come from a genomic window of Pseudomonas sp. J452:
- a CDS encoding NADPH-dependent FMN reductase: MSKIHHVAVLVGSLRKASINRKLAMALAELAPPSLQLSIVEIGDLPLYNEDIDVSPAPLPYSRFRQQVNSADALLFVTPEYNRSVPAPLKNAIDVGSRPYGQSVFGGKPGAVLSASPGAVGGFGANHHLRQSLVFLDVPVLQQPEAYLGGAGSFFDEQGKLNDGVRGFLQKFIDAYALWVERQVKG; the protein is encoded by the coding sequence ATGAGCAAAATCCATCACGTCGCGGTACTGGTCGGCAGCCTGCGCAAGGCCTCGATCAATCGCAAGCTGGCCATGGCCCTGGCCGAACTGGCACCACCTTCGCTGCAACTGAGCATCGTCGAGATCGGCGACTTGCCGCTGTACAACGAGGATATCGACGTCAGCCCGGCGCCGTTGCCCTACAGCCGCTTCCGCCAGCAGGTGAACAGCGCCGATGCTCTGTTGTTCGTCACCCCGGAATACAACCGCTCGGTGCCGGCGCCGCTGAAGAACGCCATCGATGTCGGCTCGCGGCCCTATGGCCAGAGCGTGTTCGGCGGCAAGCCGGGGGCCGTGCTCAGCGCCTCGCCGGGCGCGGTCGGCGGCTTCGGTGCCAACCACCACCTGCGCCAGTCCCTGGTCTTCCTCGACGTGCCGGTGCTGCAGCAGCCGGAAGCCTACCTGGGCGGCGCCGGCAGCTTCTTCGACGAGCAAGGCAAGCTGAATGACGGCGTGCGCGGCTTCCTGCAGAAGTTCATCGATGCCTATGCGCTGTGGGTGGAACGCCAGGTGAAAGGCTAG